Proteins encoded within one genomic window of Bos indicus x Bos taurus breed Angus x Brahman F1 hybrid chromosome 18, Bos_hybrid_MaternalHap_v2.0, whole genome shotgun sequence:
- the CCL17 gene encoding C-C motif chemokine 17: protein MAPLKTVLLVAVLLGALLQDTHAARAGNVGRECCLQFYKGSIPQKVLVGWYQTSDDCPNKAIVLVTRSGRTICANPKDKTVKKAMKYLQKQKKSPASALQES from the exons ATGGCTCCCCTGAAGACAGTGCTCCTGGTCGCCGTCCTCCTGGGGGCTCTTCTGCAGGACACCCACGCAG CTCGAGCAGGCAACGTGGGCCGGGAGTGCTGCCTGCAGTTCTACAAAGGATCCATTCCCCAAAAGGTGCTGGTGGGTTGGTACCAGACCTCGGACGATTGTCCCAACAAAGCCATTGT GCTGGTGACTCGCTCTGGTAGAACCATTTGTGCAAACCCCAAGGACAAAACGGTGAAGAAGGCAATGAAATACTTGCAGAAACAGAAGAAGTCACCTGCTTCGGCCCTCCAGGAGTCCTGA